tgagggtcagactacagactgagggtcagactacagactgagggtcagactacagactggaggtcagactacagactggagtTCAGACTACAGACTGTaggtcagactacagactactgTCCAACACAgtaaattcaaagcttgatccaaatggaactggacttggttgaagatcttgaaaacgtttcacctctcctcctctgaaaggcttcttGAGTTCTAAACCAAATGGTGGACGGAGCGAGAAATGTAAGCCActaggagaagaagaagaagaagatatacctCATTgatcctgcaaggggaaattcaatttcatGAGCGTGCTACTCAGAGCTCAGGAAGTCATCTAGCACCTCTCAAGCTTTGATCTGCATAGGGACTTGAgccggtgaccctccggttcccaacgccagtccttacagactgagctactgccgccccttaTCAGTAGTCATCCTCAGGAACAAGGATGACGTGCAGAGGTTCTCAGCGAGCGTAGCAAATACAGCATGCTATGTTTGATAGAATGTAGTAGGCGGTTTCAAAAAATGGCCCAGGGGTCTTTGAGAGGCTTGTAACGTGTGGAGGGCGTGGCCTATTTGTGGTTGGGGGCGGAGCTTTGTCAGCAATGTGTCATTTTCAGAagtttattaaaacatttttagacttttgtattttcagacAAAAGTTCTgattccccttttttttaaattttattttaggagtgtttatattttttaaaaacgcGCCGATGTTGATGctgatgtaaatgttttttttgtagctgtGGAGATTTATTAGCAATAGAGAAATATCGATGACGGACTATTACTGATTGATCGGTGTTTACTGTGTTTGAGTCGGAGGAATCTGTTGAGCCTGCTGTAAAAATCACATACGTAAGTGTTTGTATATGAGAGACAACAAAAGTAGTACCTTCCTGATGTTTTATTATCAGAGGATGAATGAAGGCGGATTACTTCAAGGTGACGGAAAGAATCATTACTGGTGATTCAAGAAACGTTCAGCGCGCAGTTCAACAAACCACTAGAACatttacaaagtgtgaaatatCAGAaaccaggttttttttatcagttatcagaaatgtttgtgtttcatattttaaagaatatttttgTTCCTCAGCATGAACAGATTTAAATCAGATCCCCCCGAGAGAGAAGAGTTTCTGAAGGTTTAGTTTTTCTCTGAATGAAGGAAGTGATGCAAGAGGGGGCGGAGTCAACgagaaatgtagtttatgttAGCTCATATTTTACGATGATTGTTGAATGTAACTAAAAGCAGATGACATGTAAGTAGTTTAcagttatatttatttttacacgCACGTTTGGATCTGCTGTGTCgctcttcagaaaaaaacagcgTTTAGATCTCAAAGCAAACGACGAATACTGATCGTTCAAAGTGATCCAGATCAAGCGGTTAACCTGGTTCAGGGGCAGGTTCCTGAGATCTGATGGATGCAAACTAAACAAGTAACCATGCAAAACGCCTCACCAGCCAACGCTGACACTGGTGAGTGATTGTGCTGTGCAGAGAAGCtttgaaggaagaatgtgcgacataaatacaTCAGAGATCAAGTCCATCCTGTGTatatgagggagaagctcgagtcccgctggctgtgttgttgtcagagccgtgtttacatggacgggacggccggctcctccccttgtgtataaaagctgtttaaatcaATGtgaagctaacattagcatgctaacacaacaatgcagcaaagGAAGATTTCATCCACCGCTTGCGCCTGATTCCTTTGTGTGAACGCGAgtgtagaggggttggaggtgtgtctctggaggagagcggaggcttcagtatggaggaggcgtggccaaacagcagtttgttttggtttcatgctggtgctcaaggacgacatctactggaATCAGAAagtcgcatattcttcctttaaagagaaGCTGATAACGTGTCAGAGTGAGACGTCTTTCTTCGTACAGTGTCACAAAAATTATGTTCAGAAGCGTTACTCTAATTAGAAAATGAGAGGCTGGCTTCAGATcattccagaaaaaaaactataacaGCTGATTACTGACGATGATGCGTTTAGGGTTAATTTATCGGATGTGACTTGATATTAAATCAAATTGTCAGCACTTCTAATCAGTGAGAGGAATAATCGTGGGAATAAAGCAGAAATCGAGAGATCAGtttcttttcaaatgaaaaacttTAGGAGCTGAAagggaacattttttatttgcagctACTCCATGCAGACGCTGTATTCTTTGCTTTtgtcaatgaaataaaaataaaaaactgcttTGTTTTGGTGGACACAATACCAAAGTCGTCTGTAACATACAGCACTGCATGATCAATCCTTCCAAATTACTCACTATGCGGTTTCTTCTTCCATCTGCCGTGAAAGCACTGCAACGTATCTGCTCGTACAGATCTGCATACTTGAAATATCAGTCCaagtatgaaaaataaagtatatGTTGTTAATGTGTACAATTATGTTTACAACATGTTTTCTGGATATATTTACagcatattaaaaaataaagttctttatttattatcagtgtttgttcttttgggttttttgggATGGTTCTGTGATCAAACTTGCGTTCCAGTTTTCACTGGTTTCAATGCTAACTTTTGTCTCTGCTCAGATCGCCCTATGAGTCAGACCTCTCTGCACCCAGTACCTCCTGCGTCCCTGATGTGCTTTGTATGTGACTGAGGTTTCATCAAGCGGACACattcagtgttaaaaaatgaagctgatgcatgaagtgtaaaatcctgcagttcctggagtgtccactagaagctggctgcagaagcacaggaagtcacatacagacccattctaaaaagcctgtttttacagcagagatgaacatgtttacagcctggttcaaaaaaccaaataggtgtgattagctcatgtctggatggacacacactgtacggggggtgaatgttttgatgactcatcagttttgatttgatgaaggataagagttattcacaataaggcgtgtagctgacctgattgacaggtgggcgcggtgtaacggtttgtcaggaggtttaaaacccgcctcagctccagctctcagcctgtcgttaggttgactgaaagttagaccgagacagcatttccagcatggagaccgccatcgatggaactccagcgccccctgcaggaacagacgggtgacgtcactcaggctgcgtccatttatatttacagtttatggtttTCACTCAAGGAgtaacctctggtgttgaaaaatgaagctgatgcatGAAGTGcagaatcctgcagttcctcgagtgtccactagaggctggctgcagaagcacaggaagtcacatacacaacgGGACATAACGTTGGGTTGATTTTGATTGGATGTTGAGCTTCGAAAAGCTTTTTAATTATTAGAAAAATTAGTAAAGgcccctgagtgcaggatggTTATTTAGATGTAAACCTAATGGTAACgctttattaaaatatatttggcagatgaacatttaacaggaacactgaattaaaactgggataatgtttttttaacttctttgggatttaaataaagttgttgaaaaagaaaagatcaagTGAACGTAGTTCCTGATCCACACTTCATACCAGTTGGTGGCAGTAATGCATCAACACATTGTTTGCTAACCACAAGAAAAcaccaaaaagaagaagatcGGGTGAGGCTTTAGAAGACTTTGGCGTGAACTCCTCACTGACTCACACATCAGGTAGTGGTGCAGGTGCAGTCGTCTTTGTGTCCATGAAGTCTCTACGAACCGGATAATCTCAGCATTTTACCGACGAATCTGACGGCGCTGTCGGGTCGGAAATGACCTGCTGCAGTCCGCTGGCGTCTCATCTGCGCCTGCACATACGGACCCGggtgaagaaatgtgtgtgtgtgtgtgtgtgtgtgtgtgtttgtctttatgtcATTGTGGAATCCAAAAAAGGACGGCCCACTCATAGTGTGGGGACCCACAAAAATAACCTCCAATTCAGtgaaacacagtgtgtgtgtgtgtgtgagagtgcgtgtgtatgtgtggtgtgtgtgtgtgttcttaagAGGAGGTGTGCCAAAAAGAAACGAGAAGTTCCTGGTTTTCaagtgaagaagaagcagaagtaGAAAATCATTAGAGTCTTGAACATGGAAGTCCATCACACTgtgatcttcttcttcttcctctgtgagtatttttctattttcttttagtcactttctttgttgttatttgttgttttttaattggtttATTATTGGTTACTGAGTGTTTTAATGGTTCAACATGATGATTATGTCCTTAAATAATGCAgtaaatacagtatgtacacaGTTCTTACTGTAATCATTTGTTGAGGAACGATGACCCTCAGTGTGGGGTTAGTTAGTCCTCATGTGGACAAATGATTTTAACGTTTATAACCAAAGTTAAAATGAGGCTTCAGCTGTCCGAGTAATTCACAACCAATGAGTGTCTTCCAAAGTCGAGTTCTTTAAGTGACATATTGAAATGTTGACGTGCTCTGCCTGTAACTGAGTTAGCATGTTTGGGTACTTTATCCTGATTTTAAGTTTCAACAATGTGCAGCATGAAGGAGATTTTAAAGGTTAATTTTAAAACTACATACTTATAGAAACCAGAGCATCACAGCCAAAACATCACCACtagcatttaaaaacaaacagtgcagtAATGTGGGAATGACTTGCACAACTGACCTGCtgctttctaaatcattttgGAATGATTGCATTGAAAAGTGGTTAAAATTATGGACTGTtgcaaaactatttaaaaatgtgtcaaaagaGGCTCAAGGGCTTTGATAGCCTTTGAAATGAGTGAAAAGATCTTTAAGagctttgtcatttttcttttttgaaaaatgggaATTATGATTTTAACAGAAGTTGCTGTTGAAAGTTTGGGGTTTTACTGTACAACATTTATTACTCTTACTTATTATGGCTATAGATGCAAACGTGAAAGGGAAGAGTTAAACGTGCAGCAGGAACATGTGGTGGCAGGATGTAAAGACAGTAACTTCTGATTATTCATTTCTTAACAGCTCTGCAGGATGAAAATTTTGGTGTCATTAGTGCAGAAGCGATAGATTTCTACGCAGTACCTGTAGGGGAAAATGTGGAAGTCAGATGCTCGACTTCTCAAGAAACAACTAGAAAGTTTTTCTGCAGAGAAGAATGTAGACGGAAGATCATCATACAAACATCTCGTGTCAGCGCTCAAGAAGGCAGATTCAGCATTGAATGGAAGAGGAGACAACAAACACGATCCGGAGATGTTTCTGTGAAAATCTCACAGCTGACCAAGTCTGACTCCGGACGCTATAGGTGTGGTCTTGGTTCATCTTTATCATCAGCTTCATTCACAGACATTGAAATCATCGTTGTAGACAGTAAGTTTGTACTAAAAACcctgaaaatgtttcctgaaCAGCTGAACTATGACAACAACTGATAAACTACTGAAGGCCACAGACTTCTTTTACAGACTGGTTCAACTGGGCAGCTCCCAGTATGTGACTGTATATTGTTGTGATTTCTTGAAGGGGATGCAAAACATAACTGTCTGAACTAGCTCGTAGGCATCGCCTCGTCATTGACTGAAATAGATTCATACACTTTGTAAGAGTTTATTCCTCTTCTCTTTTGACAGCACGGCTGGAAGGAAACAGAAGACAACCTGTCAGAGCAACAACTGGAGGGAATTTCACAGCAGCATGCTTCTTCTCTTCAACTCTCGATTTGAGAAGTGCATTCTTCTGCAAGGACAGATGTTTGGACAATTTAATTGAAACAACTGATCAAACAGTGCAGACTGGCAGATATTCCATCAGATATGCACAATTTGAAACTGGAGGATTTGTGTATGTGAGCATCTCACAGCTGACCCAGTCTGACTCAGGACGGTACACATGTGGTCTGACAAGATATGGGTTCCGTGATCTTTCGTACACATACGAGGTCTTTGTCGCAGACGGTGAGTTTCTtcttaaagtgaaatgaaaatgttttgtatgtCAGTCGAGAGCATCTTTAAGTTTTCACAGACAGCTGCTGATATTTTTATCTTCCCAtcactgtgatttaaaaaatacacacagagtaGTGTACAGGTCGTCTCATCAGGATTCCTTCATACGTGTTCATATGCTTTCTTTGTTCACAGTCCCAACAACACCAAAACGTAATTTAATACCCTCAACATCAGTCCCTTTAGCAGCGACAACACCGAGCAACCATGGAGCTGAGACCCCGATACCCACCAAGCAGTCTGGAACAACGACAACAGGTACATCCACACACTGCATGTGTCAAACTCTCACACATCAGAACTAGGAGGAGGTCcaggatctttttttaatatatataaataattataTCATACatgattcaaaataaataaacaatttaaaaagtcACCAGAATAGTTTCTGAAGGGAAAGATGAACTTTGATTTCAGGGAGTCTGTCGTCATTCAGTCTGGCTAATAATGAAATGAACAATATAAAATCAACTTGTCATAGTTTTGAGCACAGACAGTTAAACTCACCAAGTCCAACCTAAGCCCCCTTTACCCCTAATGTGAGTGCACCCTAAAATGAAATTTAAGTTGTCAGGTTAGCTTGGTTAGCTTGGCGCCTAACAGGAACACATAATGTACATAACGTGTACATGTAACATGTACATAACGTACATGTTAGGGATGCAATACATAGCTCCTTTTTTGGTCAGACGGCCCGGGCTGTTTTTTTGGCTTTCCAATCTTTGGATATTTTTTATTCCCCATatccacctagtgttttttttctaagtgaCAGCGTCTTCAATGAGAGAGCGTCTCGTGATGATCCTGGTGGAGTAGGACGCTTCTCGAACGAGCTCTCCAGTTTTAGCtaaaaatatataacaaagCCCTTTCAACGAGCTACAGAAAAACTATTCTATAAACTCTTATTTGATTGAACTGAGATTGGAAACATGGCAAACAACGAACGCTCATCAAGAAGAGGAACAAAACCGAGCCAAACTTTCAACAAGTTAGCTAGCAAGTCGCCAAGCAAAGATGGCGATGGACATTCTCTGGAAGACAAGGTGAACGAACAAGCTGAAGAAGAACCTTGCCCCCCGTGGGCCGAAAAGATCATACAAGAGATCACCTCAGtccaagaaaaaataaacatccatCTACCAACAATACAGGCGACAACAGCAAGAATCGAGTCTGAACTAGCTTCTCTTACCAACTGCATCACTACCGCAGAACAGCGAATTTCAGATGTAGACCACCAAGGGATAGCAACGGGAAACCTCGCCCCATTATCATCCGCCTGCTCCGCTTCCAGGATAAAGAGAACATCCTCCATGCCTCCAGAAGGAAGGGGGAATTGTCATACAAGTCGCGGcgtttcttcatttttcaagattACTCTGTAACCGTATCCCAGAGGAGGGCAGAATACAATCCCATTAAAACAGCTCTACACCGTGTCGATCTTCCGTACCGGCTGCTATTTCCTGCAAAGCTTATGGTCATCATGGATAAAAAGAAGTACAACTACGACAATGCAAAAGAAGCTAAGTCCGGCCTCTCAAGTTTGCTTCCCGATATCCGCTTTGAATGAACTGCACTTAGAAGTTGAATGAACAGCGGTAGCCATGTGAGTACAACTCCGAGGTAAACAGTGGCCCCGGAACCTGAATAGACGCTCTCATGTGGGCTGACGTCATATAATAACTGCACTTTAACATTAAAATCGTATTTGCAGTTTAACCTTACATAGCGACACTTGATCTATTCTTGAGATAATTGTTTACTTTATTAATAGCTGGTTCCTTGGTATGCAAAACCCAGCCATGATAGCTCttgccttttctttctctctttcttcttaaTTTTTAACCAACTGAATCCCAAAGGGTTTAATATCTGTTCCACTTTAACTGGAGACAAGTTCAGGTTGCCTAGACTTATCAGTGGCATTTACAGACCTACataggtttattttttatttttacaaccaGTTGGTTATTTTTGCAACTGCTGTTTGCAGCTTACTGTTCCTTTCATGTTTAGATGTCCTTTTCTCTTCTAACGGTGAAGATTGTGTtattagttttgtatttgtatgtcttAAATGTGAGGTCAAACTTTATAAAGTATTTTTGGGGGTTAAGATTGAGGGaaatattacaaaatgttttcaactgACTACTCATGTCACGAATAACAAACACATCAGTATTAAATAGTATCACAGTCACTGGATGGAATGTAGGTGGGCTGAATAATCCAACTAAACGTACAAGGATTTTATGTCATCTAGCCAAATTGAAATAGCTATACTACAAGAGACCCACCTAACACAAACAGAAGCTagtaaactgaaacaaaaatggGTTGGACAGGTGTATCACTCATCGTTTAACAGTAAAAACAGAGGCGTGACTAtctttattcataaaaaaacttaatttgtcATTCAAAGTTCTAATATTGACactgaaggtagatatgttatCATTGAAGGATTACTATATAATGAACCCATTGTCATTGCAAGTGTATATGGTCAAAATGGAGATTCTGTAGGCTTCTTTAGTAAACTCAGTACTATATTTACAGAATATTCAGGGAAACCTATTATAGTAGGAGGGGActttaattctgtttttaaacctgaaaTGGACAGAAGTGAGAAACCGCTACCATCTGACCAAGCATCCTCGGCAGCACTCAAtgatttttgtaaaaacatgGGTCTCTTCGATGCTTGGAGATTACTGAATCCAGAAAACAGGGATTATACTTTTTACTCGAATC
This region of Labrus bergylta chromosome 12, fLabBer1.1, whole genome shotgun sequence genomic DNA includes:
- the LOC136181038 gene encoding polymeric immunoglobulin receptor-like, whose translation is MEVHHTVIFFFFLSLQDENFGVISAEAIDFYAVPVGENVEVRCSTSQETTRKFFCREECRRKIIIQTSRVSAQEGRFSIEWKRRQQTRSGDVSVKISQLTKSDSGRYRCGLGSSLSSASFTDIEIIVVDTRLEGNRRQPVRATTGGNFTAACFFSSTLDLRSAFFCKDRCLDNLIETTDQTVQTGRYSIRYAQFETGGFVYVSISQLTQSDSGRYTCGLTRYGFRDLSYTYEVFVADVPTTPKRNLIPSTSVPLAATTPSNHGAETPIPTKQSGTTTTETPMETEFTSVTETNRAYEDLREDKRRGSLPYEHAVYTKPNGVEIDHEYSTVTRARSHHAAEDDSGNITYSELNFTNATTASLNIAPSGRSDNVNYSSPREM